The following coding sequences are from one Saprospiraceae bacterium window:
- a CDS encoding PIG-L family deacetylase, producing the protein MIKIKIILITCTSLIFNILFGQPSPQIHSGEIYQGIRKLNELGSVLYIAAHPDDENTRLITCLSKEYNIRTAYLSLTRGDGGQNLIGPELDEFLGVIRTNELVEARKIDGGSQYFTSAVDFGYSKNAEETFKKWDREKLLIEIVKLIRTFKPTAIITRFDHRTSGKTHGHHTASAILALEAFTKASDPNFAPTELAQFKPWVVEGIYYNTSWWAWGSKEKFDQADKSNYYQIDVGHYLAFEGKSATEIAAKSRSMHKSQGFGINSVRGSQIEYLERLDKAKNKSTSNLIDEISLNWNSTGISSTLTSVIDSCLMHFDYLRPELSIPTLQKIEEELSLLPESALRNIKLEETKELIRQCAGIYFSAHTTKQTITTGDSLQVQCEVVNRSRTPITLQFLQFMEDGVEIPVDKLLTNNEVFNLISSYKLSEQSSITSPFWLLKQKVNSHFKIEAKQNVSKPLTDRNLNIIFSYKIFNHTYEYKSPVYYKNDDPVLGEVSQPLDILPQITSVSGDQLILMKPESEANYTITLINHSGDFSGNIEFICPEDIEVLPQKLHVQFESSPQTKIFDIKIKNRTKNQSISEINMMLDQKQLYTHTTIEYPHLDIQNVLTPSKIKVSIASYHADKKRIAYIKGAGDYTLEAIKKLGYDAHEITINQINNDLKKKFDVLIFGIRALNTNKEIINKYDLLEKFMNEGGKLVFQYNTTAELPPGKFSPFDMQISRDRVTEEDSKVIITNPNHPLLSHPNKITESDFELWVQERGLYFPSKIDPKFMTVLSMSDSGENQLTNAIITANVGKGKYVYTGLSFFRQLAAGVPGAYRLFNNIISY; encoded by the coding sequence AATCTACCAGGGAATACGAAAACTCAATGAACTTGGATCAGTACTTTACATTGCTGCCCATCCTGATGATGAAAATACACGGTTGATCACCTGTTTGTCAAAGGAATATAATATCAGGACAGCTTACTTGTCATTGACAAGAGGAGACGGTGGCCAAAATTTAATCGGGCCGGAGTTGGATGAATTTTTAGGTGTAATCAGGACAAATGAACTTGTGGAAGCGCGTAAAATTGATGGCGGCAGCCAGTACTTTACGAGTGCAGTTGATTTCGGCTATTCAAAAAACGCAGAAGAAACTTTTAAAAAATGGGACAGAGAAAAATTATTGATTGAAATAGTTAAACTCATCAGAACATTCAAGCCAACTGCAATCATCACTAGATTTGATCATCGTACAAGTGGCAAAACACATGGCCACCATACTGCCTCAGCTATCCTCGCATTGGAAGCATTTACAAAAGCTTCTGACCCAAATTTTGCACCAACGGAACTCGCTCAATTTAAGCCATGGGTAGTTGAAGGTATATACTACAATACATCATGGTGGGCTTGGGGTTCAAAAGAAAAATTTGACCAGGCTGACAAAAGCAATTACTATCAGATTGATGTCGGCCACTACTTAGCTTTCGAAGGAAAATCAGCTACGGAAATAGCTGCAAAGAGCAGAAGTATGCATAAATCCCAGGGATTTGGCATCAACTCTGTACGAGGCAGCCAAATTGAATATTTAGAGAGACTTGATAAAGCAAAAAATAAAAGTACTTCTAATCTCATTGATGAAATCAGCTTGAATTGGAACAGTACCGGTATATCATCCACCCTCACTTCTGTAATTGATTCTTGTTTGATGCATTTTGACTATTTGAGACCTGAACTATCCATTCCAACTTTACAAAAAATAGAAGAAGAACTTTCTCTTTTGCCAGAATCCGCCTTAAGGAATATAAAGTTGGAAGAGACTAAAGAATTGATCAGACAATGTGCAGGTATTTATTTCAGTGCTCACACTACTAAACAAACAATCACAACCGGAGATTCTTTGCAAGTTCAGTGTGAGGTAGTCAATCGATCCCGCACACCAATTACACTTCAATTTCTGCAATTTATGGAAGATGGAGTTGAAATACCGGTGGATAAGCTGCTCACCAATAATGAAGTATTCAATCTAATTTCCTCCTACAAACTTTCAGAGCAATCATCAATTACAAGTCCATTCTGGTTATTGAAGCAAAAAGTAAATTCACATTTCAAAATTGAAGCAAAACAAAATGTTTCTAAACCACTGACTGATCGAAATTTAAACATCATCTTTAGTTATAAAATTTTTAATCACACATACGAATACAAATCTCCAGTCTATTATAAAAATGACGATCCGGTTTTGGGTGAGGTAAGTCAACCATTGGATATTTTACCCCAAATTACCTCAGTCTCAGGCGACCAACTTATTTTGATGAAACCAGAAAGTGAGGCAAATTATACGATAACTTTAATCAATCATTCAGGTGATTTTTCTGGTAACATTGAATTCATATGTCCTGAAGATATTGAGGTCCTCCCACAAAAATTGCATGTTCAATTTGAATCCTCGCCTCAAACAAAAATTTTTGATATTAAAATTAAAAATCGCACAAAGAACCAATCGATTTCTGAAATAAATATGATGTTGGATCAAAAACAACTCTACACCCACACCACCATTGAATATCCACATCTTGATATCCAAAATGTGCTTACTCCTTCTAAAATTAAAGTGAGCATTGCTTCATATCACGCAGATAAAAAACGGATAGCGTATATTAAAGGAGCCGGAGATTACACTTTAGAAGCAATAAAAAAATTGGGATACGATGCCCACGAAATCACAATCAATCAGATCAACAATGATCTCAAAAAAAAATTCGATGTACTAATATTTGGCATTAGAGCTTTAAACACAAACAAAGAGATCATCAATAAATATGATTTACTGGAAAAATTCATGAATGAGGGTGGAAAGCTTGTATTCCAATATAACACTACCGCTGAACTGCCACCAGGGAAATTCAGTCCTTTCGACATGCAAATCAGCAGAGACCGCGTTACTGAGGAGGATTCTAAAGTAATTATTACTAACCCAAATCATCCTTTGTTGTCGCATCCCAACAAAATCACTGAATCTGATTTCGAACTGTGGGTTCAAGAAAGAGGACTTTATTTTCCCAGTAAGATTGATCCTAAATTCATGACTGTACTCAGCATGTCAGATTCAGGAGAAAATCAATTAACCAACGCCATCATCACAGCAAATGTTGGAAAGGGAAAATACGTTTACACAGGGTTGTCTTTCTTCAGGCAATTAGCAGCAGGAGTGCCAGGAGCTTATCGTTTGTTTAACAATATAATCTCTTATTAA
- a CDS encoding PD40 domain-containing protein produces MKSYGPIMTAVLIFLISVVGQAQSNLKKANRAFESLDYPSAVLAFESMVKSGTVLDQTGKHRLAYSYKMTQQNGKAASLYTELSNQVGVDPEVYFEYGDLLRSETDFVQAKIYFEKYKIKNPVIAEYFIQACDYAIVELGRPNNCKLSNMPTNTDQPDQAPVSYRGGVIMGSGITGDLTAKTPGGTELKTAPQIVANPNTFPSRLEDVLTDEAMGKGSATFTEDGSIVAFTRTGGKSLSEVLRSKSGMNIHFSHISKSGSWSEPVAFPFARDEYVNAFPSLSKDGNTLYFASNQPGGFGGFDLYTSKKTGENTWTVPENMGSIINTPGNELSPYTNQNDLFFSSDWHLGFGGFDVFKTTQNGVSWTDIANLGACVNSTKDEFNFLIDQNGDAYFTSNRQGGKGAEDIYKTAKIVLRNQQNLKPLTDSEIGIKSGLDVDVKAPQMNMNSAMMDDVYEDPAVYNRPELQSEKVYFIQIAAMSQFNDQIAARFEKYTRYGDVFMVQADNAVKIRIGVFPNLNAALSQLRILKSNGIRDAFVIGDILDESRVKVLYKGSTDFLSTPAESTENTDGQYKIRVAEFQAPDWFDSSKINDLGRIEHWTKSGKTIIILGDFNTETEAQSVLSKLTERGYKDAYICSEKDGKLYRVNK; encoded by the coding sequence ATGAAATCTTACGGTCCAATCATGACAGCCGTGCTGATATTCCTGATCAGCGTGGTAGGACAAGCCCAATCCAATTTGAAAAAAGCAAACAGAGCATTCGAGTCTCTGGATTATCCTTCAGCGGTACTTGCATTTGAGTCAATGGTCAAATCAGGTACCGTATTAGATCAAACAGGTAAGCACAGGCTCGCTTACAGTTATAAAATGACTCAACAGAATGGAAAGGCAGCCAGCTTATATACTGAATTAAGTAATCAAGTTGGTGTGGACCCGGAAGTTTATTTTGAGTATGGTGACCTTTTGAGATCCGAAACAGATTTTGTTCAGGCCAAGATTTATTTTGAAAAATATAAAATCAAAAACCCTGTGATTGCTGAGTATTTTATTCAGGCTTGCGATTATGCTATCGTAGAATTAGGTAGACCGAATAACTGTAAGTTGTCCAACATGCCTACGAATACAGACCAGCCTGACCAAGCCCCAGTTTCTTATAGAGGTGGTGTGATCATGGGCTCTGGAATCACTGGCGACCTAACAGCTAAAACACCGGGAGGCACCGAACTAAAAACGGCTCCTCAGATTGTAGCAAACCCCAATACATTCCCTTCAAGATTGGAGGATGTACTTACAGACGAAGCAATGGGCAAAGGCTCAGCTACCTTCACAGAAGATGGATCTATAGTTGCATTTACCAGAACAGGAGGAAAGTCATTATCGGAAGTTTTGAGATCTAAAAGTGGTATGAATATTCACTTTTCACATATTTCCAAATCGGGATCATGGTCAGAACCAGTAGCCTTCCCTTTTGCAAGAGACGAATACGTGAATGCTTTTCCTTCTTTGTCAAAAGATGGAAATACGCTTTATTTTGCATCCAATCAACCAGGAGGGTTCGGTGGATTTGATCTCTATACAAGTAAAAAAACGGGAGAAAATACCTGGACTGTTCCGGAAAATATGGGATCCATAATCAATACGCCTGGAAATGAATTATCGCCATATACCAACCAGAATGACTTGTTTTTTTCATCTGATTGGCATTTGGGATTTGGTGGTTTTGATGTTTTCAAAACGACACAAAATGGAGTGAGCTGGACTGATATCGCAAATTTGGGTGCATGTGTAAATTCTACTAAGGATGAGTTCAATTTTCTGATTGATCAGAATGGTGACGCATATTTTACTTCCAACCGTCAGGGTGGCAAAGGAGCTGAAGACATTTATAAAACGGCAAAAATTGTCTTGCGTAATCAACAAAATCTGAAGCCATTAACGGATTCGGAGATTGGAATTAAGTCAGGATTGGATGTGGACGTTAAAGCGCCACAAATGAATATGAATTCAGCTATGATGGATGATGTATATGAAGACCCTGCTGTATACAATCGCCCGGAGCTTCAATCAGAAAAAGTGTATTTTATCCAGATAGCTGCAATGTCACAATTCAATGATCAAATAGCAGCACGATTTGAAAAGTACACGCGTTACGGTGACGTATTTATGGTTCAGGCAGACAATGCGGTTAAAATTAGAATTGGTGTTTTTCCGAATCTCAATGCCGCGCTGAGCCAATTGAGGATTTTGAAATCCAATGGAATCAGGGACGCATTCGTCATAGGTGATATTTTGGATGAATCCAGGGTAAAGGTTTTGTACAAAGGGAGTACTGATTTTCTAAGCACTCCTGCTGAAAGTACCGAGAATACAGATGGCCAATATAAAATCAGAGTTGCAGAATTTCAAGCTCCGGATTGGTTCGATTCATCAAAAATTAATGATTTAGGTAGGATTGAGCACTGGACAAAATCTGGAAAGACTATTATCATTTTAGGAGATTTTAATACTGAAACGGAGGCACAAAGTGTTCTTTCCAAATTGACAGAAAGAGGTTATAAAGATGCATATATATGCAGCGAAAAAGACGGGAAACTATACAGGGTCAATAAATAG
- a CDS encoding sodium:solute symporter encodes MHWIDWLVLVTTLGYIAIYGYLKTRNQSSLQEYIVGQNQQSWWKLGIAVMATQASAITFISTTGQGYADGLRFAQFYFGLPLATFVIVSTFIPIYYKLKVFTAYEYLEGRFDVKVRTLTAMLFLVQRGMAAGITIYAPSIILSIVLGWNLELTHILVGLVVVIYTVSGGVRAVNITQIQQMMVILVGMLFIFLFLLYKWTLHSDISEIIPVAQIYHRTNLINTEFNWQDRYNLWSGLTGGFFLMLAYFGTDQSQVQRYLGGKLQKSASMGMIMNAIVKIPMQIFILACGVLVFLSFQFEKQPLHFNPKIQSYLKENHQAESNSWEHELDSVHNLKSKLLLQNSEQVQPLREIYQFETSKRKEIETVAKQNREGIESNEKDYIFLYYILHFLPHGLIGLLIAVILAAAMSSVSAELIALGSTTMVDFYIRFKKEEIKPSQEIFLSRIFTAMWGLIAIAFALFIPLFENLIQFINIIGSLFYGTILGVFLCAFYVKYIQSKAVFIAAILAEILTFGLFTFTNIGFLWFNVISCVFVILTALCFQFFINRWKPNVNEF; translated from the coding sequence ATGCATTGGATAGATTGGTTAGTCTTAGTTACAACGTTGGGATATATAGCAATCTACGGTTACCTTAAGACGAGAAACCAATCCAGCCTCCAAGAATATATTGTTGGCCAAAATCAACAATCCTGGTGGAAATTGGGTATTGCAGTCATGGCAACTCAAGCGAGTGCCATTACATTTATCTCTACAACAGGCCAAGGGTACGCGGATGGATTGAGATTTGCTCAATTCTATTTTGGGTTACCCCTTGCAACGTTTGTCATAGTGAGCACATTTATTCCGATTTATTATAAGCTAAAAGTTTTCACCGCATATGAATATTTGGAAGGCAGATTCGATGTAAAAGTGCGCACCCTTACAGCTATGCTTTTTTTAGTTCAAAGAGGCATGGCTGCAGGAATAACTATCTATGCGCCATCCATTATTTTATCGATCGTACTAGGATGGAATTTGGAGCTAACACATATTCTGGTTGGTTTAGTTGTTGTCATATACACTGTGTCCGGCGGTGTGCGTGCAGTTAATATTACACAAATACAACAAATGATGGTGATCTTGGTCGGAATGTTATTCATATTTCTTTTTTTGCTTTACAAGTGGACATTACATTCTGATATTTCAGAAATAATTCCGGTCGCTCAAATCTACCATCGAACGAACCTTATAAATACAGAATTTAATTGGCAGGACAGATACAATTTGTGGTCAGGGTTGACCGGCGGATTTTTCCTAATGCTCGCATATTTTGGTACAGATCAATCTCAAGTACAAAGGTATTTAGGTGGGAAGCTTCAAAAATCTGCCTCCATGGGAATGATCATGAATGCTATTGTCAAAATACCTATGCAAATATTTATACTTGCCTGTGGAGTTTTGGTTTTTCTGAGCTTCCAGTTTGAAAAGCAACCTTTGCATTTTAATCCTAAAATCCAGAGTTATCTCAAGGAAAATCATCAGGCTGAATCGAATTCATGGGAACATGAACTGGACAGTGTTCATAATTTAAAATCAAAATTATTACTCCAAAATAGCGAACAAGTTCAACCATTAAGAGAAATTTATCAATTTGAAACTTCCAAAAGAAAAGAGATTGAAACTGTAGCAAAACAAAACCGGGAAGGTATTGAATCAAATGAAAAAGATTATATCTTTTTGTACTATATTTTACATTTTTTACCTCATGGCTTGATCGGTTTATTGATTGCAGTAATATTAGCAGCTGCTATGTCATCTGTATCCGCCGAGCTCATTGCATTAGGGAGTACAACTATGGTAGATTTTTATATCCGCTTTAAAAAGGAAGAAATCAAGCCCTCTCAGGAAATATTTCTATCGAGGATATTTACTGCAATGTGGGGCTTGATCGCTATTGCATTTGCACTTTTCATCCCTTTGTTCGAAAATCTCATTCAATTTATAAACATCATCGGATCCTTATTTTATGGCACCATTTTGGGAGTATTTCTATGTGCTTTTTATGTTAAATATATTCAATCAAAAGCAGTATTTATCGCTGCTATTCTCGCTGAAATACTGACTTTTGGATTATTCACATTTACAAATATCGGTTTTCTTTGGTTTAATGTAATTTCTTGTGTTTTCGTAATTCTCACTGCACTATGCTTCCAATTCTTCATCAATCGGTGGAAGCCAAATGTAAATGAGTTTTAG
- a CDS encoding S8 family serine peptidase codes for MSQSHFRLLFSLILLTSFNFTFSQNQQKFNNDELILKLKAGVDIHQFLEKTGSNTLIPSQFYLKRSPVPEWNIYTLGLSNHANPGNVIRFLSQMNEVEVVQRNHILSARLKPDDPLYSNQWFLNNDGTQGGVNDADIDADKAWNISTGGMTESGDTIVVCVIDDGVDIRHDDLRENLWFNYAEIPKNGLDDDANGYVDDYRGWSTYTRNDSFGTGQHGTPVCGLAAAKGNNSIGISSPSWNIKLMFVEGGGDEANAIESYAYPWRMRKMYNESGGKQGAFVVATNTSWGADNSFPEDAPIWCAIYDSLGRVGILNAASTTNQDLNVDLEGDLPTLCPSEFLVTVTNINWLNHKDPSSGYGKKSIDIGVYGENLLTTYRSNNYRSFSGTSASAPLLTGAIGLLYSIPCNGLSDISKIDPPAAARRLKQMLIDGVKPLEELKSITVSGGVLNLYNSALLALPIIESSPDTSRLVFDITANNIILPIQWEYRVVGSNNWQSSTLYTSDPIELTGLKACTDYEVRFRGICDRYQNDYTPTRTFTTAGCCVAPLFLGLDSIYPTEAHIKLKTEPDFKHIFYILQVVGSIVKDTLEANINGDLLIIKGLEPCNQYTISLQSDCFSGKTSGYGEEINISTNGCEDCTRLDYCDRIKSKSSLEWLDALQIGVKKFYSGNNLGYGNFIGSSATWTLTKGQGYDIIFSPGFSSDSSEMNYSAWIDFNHDAVFDSTENVVNPDSISNTEFSQYFTVPQSSMTGVTRMRVVSKYASFQQGHPNPCNQLLEFGEYEDYCIYIDETRCEKIRDVSIASVGDHFIEWKINAALPVKYLFHEKGKAEFTEGFIQSNIFKIENLQECTEYILETKPECKLAPGWIREKAKTTGQNCITSTKNTESSDEIKVYPSASDGRFEVIVPEGEFGSEFLLFNIEGKAIEGVNQKLKDSNEFFINGPSGPYLLGIKTKSKAWIYKLLIKI; via the coding sequence ATGTCACAATCCCACTTTCGACTCCTCTTTAGTCTCATCTTACTGACTAGTTTCAACTTCACTTTTAGTCAAAATCAACAAAAATTCAATAATGATGAACTCATACTCAAGTTGAAAGCCGGGGTTGATATCCATCAATTCTTAGAAAAAACAGGATCCAATACCCTAATTCCGTCACAATTCTATTTGAAAAGATCACCGGTTCCAGAATGGAATATTTATACTCTTGGCCTGAGTAATCATGCCAATCCGGGTAATGTCATCAGATTTCTAAGTCAAATGAATGAAGTTGAAGTGGTCCAGAGAAATCACATTTTGAGTGCAAGGCTAAAACCTGATGACCCATTATACAGTAATCAGTGGTTTCTCAATAATGACGGAACGCAGGGAGGGGTAAATGATGCAGATATAGATGCAGATAAAGCATGGAACATCAGCACAGGCGGAATGACAGAATCCGGAGATACTATCGTAGTATGTGTGATAGACGATGGTGTAGATATCCGTCATGATGACCTGCGTGAAAATCTATGGTTCAATTATGCTGAAATCCCAAAAAATGGTCTGGACGATGATGCAAATGGATACGTCGACGATTACCGAGGTTGGAGTACATATACTCGAAACGATAGTTTCGGAACAGGGCAACACGGGACACCCGTATGCGGTCTTGCTGCCGCAAAAGGAAACAATAGCATTGGTATTTCAAGTCCCTCCTGGAATATCAAATTGATGTTCGTAGAAGGAGGAGGGGATGAAGCAAATGCAATCGAATCCTATGCATATCCCTGGAGGATGAGAAAAATGTATAATGAGTCTGGTGGAAAACAAGGGGCCTTTGTAGTCGCCACAAATACATCATGGGGTGCAGATAATAGTTTTCCGGAAGATGCCCCTATTTGGTGTGCAATTTACGACTCACTGGGACGGGTAGGTATCTTAAATGCAGCATCTACAACCAATCAAGATCTCAATGTAGACCTGGAAGGCGACTTGCCAACTTTATGCCCGAGTGAATTTCTTGTTACCGTAACAAACATCAATTGGTTGAATCACAAGGACCCAAGTTCTGGTTATGGAAAAAAATCAATTGATATTGGCGTTTATGGAGAAAATCTACTTACGACGTATAGATCAAATAATTACAGAAGTTTTTCTGGGACCAGTGCTTCAGCTCCATTGTTGACCGGAGCAATAGGTTTGCTCTATTCTATCCCTTGCAATGGCTTGAGTGATATATCAAAAATTGATCCCCCGGCAGCTGCAAGGCGTTTGAAGCAAATGTTGATTGATGGTGTGAAGCCTCTTGAGGAATTAAAGAGCATCACCGTTAGCGGTGGTGTCCTCAATTTGTATAACTCTGCATTGTTGGCTTTACCGATCATAGAGAGTAGCCCGGATACATCCAGGTTAGTCTTCGATATTACGGCAAATAACATCATTTTACCAATTCAGTGGGAATATCGTGTTGTGGGTAGTAATAACTGGCAATCAAGCACATTATACACATCAGACCCAATCGAACTGACCGGATTGAAAGCTTGCACAGATTATGAAGTTCGTTTCAGGGGAATTTGTGATAGATACCAAAACGATTATACCCCTACAAGGACTTTCACTACGGCAGGTTGTTGTGTCGCTCCACTATTTCTTGGTTTGGATAGCATCTATCCTACTGAAGCTCATATTAAATTAAAAACTGAACCAGACTTCAAACACATCTTTTATATTCTTCAAGTGGTTGGCTCCATAGTGAAAGATACTTTAGAAGCAAATATTAACGGAGATCTACTAATCATTAAAGGCCTGGAACCATGCAATCAATACACCATAAGTTTACAAAGTGATTGTTTTAGTGGAAAAACATCGGGATACGGTGAAGAGATAAATATATCAACCAATGGATGTGAAGATTGCACCAGACTCGATTATTGTGACAGAATCAAATCTAAATCTTCGCTTGAATGGCTGGATGCTTTACAGATAGGCGTTAAAAAATTCTACAGTGGCAACAATCTCGGTTATGGAAATTTTATTGGCAGTTCTGCAACTTGGACTTTAACCAAAGGACAAGGATACGATATTATATTTTCTCCTGGATTTTCCAGTGATTCAAGTGAGATGAACTATTCTGCCTGGATTGATTTTAATCATGATGCTGTGTTTGATAGCACTGAAAATGTTGTCAACCCGGATTCTATCAGCAATACAGAATTCAGTCAATATTTCACAGTACCACAATCATCGATGACCGGAGTCACCAGGATGAGAGTAGTTTCAAAATATGCTTCATTCCAGCAAGGTCACCCCAATCCATGCAATCAACTTTTGGAATTTGGAGAGTATGAGGATTATTGTATCTATATTGATGAAACCCGATGTGAAAAAATCAGGGACGTATCAATCGCATCCGTAGGTGATCATTTCATTGAGTGGAAAATAAATGCAGCCTTGCCTGTTAAGTATCTTTTCCACGAAAAGGGAAAAGCAGAATTCACTGAAGGATTTATCCAAAGCAATATTTTTAAGATAGAAAATCTTCAAGAGTGCACTGAATACATTTTAGAAACAAAACCCGAATGTAAGTTAGCACCTGGTTGGATTAGAGAAAAAGCAAAAACCACTGGTCAAAACTGTATCACCTCAACAAAAAATACCGAGTCATCCGATGAAATTAAAGTGTATCCATCGGCGAGTGACGGAAGGTTTGAAGTTATTGTCCCTGAAGGTGAGTTTGGTTCTGAATTTCTACTATTCAATATCGAAGGTAAAGCAATCGAGGGAGTGAATCAGAAGTTGAAAGATTCAAATGAATTTTTTATTAATGGGCCATCTGGGCCATATTTGTTAGGCATAAAGACCAAAAGTAAAGCTTGGATATACAAATTATTGATCAAAATTTAA